A genomic segment from Bartonella ancashensis encodes:
- the rpoD gene encoding RNA polymerase sigma factor RpoD, translating to MATKVRQKVNTEAVDEKNSDSPPLDFSDDAIKKMVKLAQRNGYITMDELNAVLPSDSVTSEQIEDILTMFSEMGVSVVDDEDDIESEHCEGEITAEGGSLVESAGREVATISKREVADRTDDPVRMYLREMGAVELLSREGEIAIAKRIEAGRETMIAGLCESPLTFQALVIWREELKEQRILLREIIDLEITYAGPEAKQAPVIERERIDKIKEEISSSAPHDRDGIAGDVGAEDDEDDEVNLSFAAMESELCPQVMETLDFIAETYVKLRKLQDQHVENSLADHNDGALSSAQKKKSVQLKADLVQAVKSLSLNQNRIESLVEQLYSINKRLVHNEGKLKRIASNYGIGHDSFLKEYQGRELDSDWIDYISALPENGWKEFALREAEMIHDLRSEIQNLAQETAISIGEFRRIVMQVQKGEREATIAKKEMVEANLRLVISIAKKYTSRGLQFLDLIQEGNIGLMKAVDKFEYRRGYKFSTYATWWIRQAITRSIADQARTIRIPVHMIETINKIVRTSRQILHEIGREPTPEELSSKLSMPLEKVQKVLKIAKEPISLETPVGDEDDSHLGDFIEDRNVLLPIDAAIQANLRDTTTRVLSSLTPREERVLRMRFGIGMNTDHTLEEVGQQFSVTRERIRQIEAKALRKLKHPSRSRKLRSFLDS from the coding sequence ATGGCAACAAAGGTTAGACAGAAAGTTAATACAGAAGCAGTGGATGAGAAGAATTCGGACAGTCCTCCTCTTGATTTTTCTGATGATGCTATCAAGAAAATGGTGAAGCTTGCTCAAAGAAACGGTTATATCACAATGGATGAGCTAAACGCAGTTCTTCCTTCGGATTCTGTTACATCTGAGCAAATTGAAGATATATTGACCATGTTTTCTGAAATGGGAGTCAGTGTTGTTGATGATGAAGATGATATTGAATCTGAGCACTGTGAGGGGGAGATTACTGCAGAAGGGGGGAGTTTAGTAGAATCTGCTGGTCGTGAAGTTGCAACAATATCTAAACGGGAAGTAGCGGATAGAACGGATGATCCGGTGCGAATGTATCTGCGTGAGATGGGTGCTGTTGAACTTCTTTCACGTGAAGGGGAGATTGCCATTGCTAAACGCATTGAAGCAGGACGTGAAACGATGATTGCAGGACTTTGTGAAAGTCCTTTAACGTTTCAAGCTTTAGTTATTTGGCGTGAAGAACTGAAAGAGCAACGTATTCTTCTTCGTGAAATTATTGATCTTGAAATAACATATGCGGGACCAGAAGCTAAGCAAGCTCCCGTTATTGAGCGAGAGCGAATAGATAAAATAAAGGAAGAGATATCATCTTCTGCTCCACATGATAGGGACGGTATTGCAGGAGATGTAGGTGCTGAAGATGATGAGGACGATGAGGTTAATTTATCGTTCGCAGCAATGGAAAGTGAGTTGTGTCCTCAAGTAATGGAAACTTTGGATTTCATTGCGGAAACCTATGTGAAATTGAGGAAATTGCAAGATCAACATGTTGAGAATAGTTTAGCTGACCATAATGATGGGGCTCTTTCGTCTGCTCAAAAAAAGAAATCTGTTCAGTTGAAGGCGGATTTGGTTCAGGCGGTGAAGTCTCTTTCTTTGAATCAGAATCGTATAGAATCTTTGGTTGAGCAGCTTTATAGTATCAATAAGAGGCTTGTTCATAACGAAGGTAAACTAAAACGGATTGCCAGTAATTACGGGATTGGGCATGATAGTTTTTTGAAAGAGTATCAAGGGCGTGAGTTAGATTCAGATTGGATCGATTATATTTCTGCTTTGCCAGAAAATGGTTGGAAGGAGTTTGCACTACGTGAAGCTGAAATGATTCATGATTTGCGTAGCGAAATACAAAATCTTGCACAGGAAACAGCTATTTCTATAGGAGAATTTCGTCGGATTGTTATGCAAGTGCAAAAGGGTGAGCGTGAAGCAACGATTGCCAAGAAAGAAATGGTAGAGGCTAATTTACGCCTTGTGATTTCAATTGCAAAAAAATACACTAGCCGTGGTTTGCAGTTCCTTGATCTTATTCAAGAGGGCAACATCGGTTTAATGAAGGCCGTTGATAAATTTGAATATCGACGTGGCTACAAGTTTTCGACTTATGCTACCTGGTGGATTCGTCAGGCGATTACACGTTCAATTGCCGATCAAGCGCGTACTATTCGTATTCCTGTTCATATGATTGAGACCATTAATAAGATCGTTCGCACATCACGTCAAATTTTACATGAGATTGGGCGTGAGCCTACACCAGAGGAATTGTCAAGCAAGCTTTCGATGCCTTTGGAGAAAGTGCAGAAAGTTTTAAAAATTGCAAAAGAGCCGATTTCTCTCGAAACTCCTGTTGGAGATGAAGACGATTCTCATTTAGGTGATTTTATCGAAGATAGGAATGTGCTACTACCGATTGATGCGGCTATTCAGGCTAATTTACGTGACACAACAACACGTGTTCTTTCTTCGTTAACACCACGTGAAGAACGCGTTTTACGAATGCGTTTTGGTATTGGAATGAATACTGATCATACATTAGAGGAAGTTGGTCAGCAATTTTCAGTAACACGTGAACGTATTCGCCAAATTGAGGCAAAAGCACTTCGTAAATTGAAACATCCTAGTCGTTCGCGTAAATTGCGGAGCTTCCTTGATTCCTGA